The following are encoded in a window of Verrucomicrobiota bacterium genomic DNA:
- a CDS encoding IS256 family transposase, giving the protein MSDQKIIRIDEREIEAKVNRVVAETVEETLNGLLEAEAEQLCGAKRYEHSSERRDSRAGHYKRKLETQAGRVELKVPKLRKLGFESEIIQRYRRKETSVEEALVEMYLAGVSVRRVEDITEALWGTRVSPSTVSELNQKIYTKIDLWRNRKLERNYPYVYLDGIWLKRSWGGEVKNVSVLVAIGVNEEGYREVLGVSEGLKEDLESWRGFLRHLKERGLQGVKLVVSDKCLGLVEGIGEFFEAAKWQRCVVHFYRNVWTQVPTKKVKEVSAMLKAIHAQEDREAALEKGQMVVEKLKAMKLSGAGEILENGLEETLSYMSYPREHWRSLRTNNPLERVMREIRRRTRAVGAFPDGKSALMLVCARLRHMAGGHWSTRRYLDMKRLRDLEKDQRQAA; this is encoded by the coding sequence ATGAGCGATCAGAAGATCATAAGAATAGATGAGCGTGAGATAGAAGCTAAGGTGAACCGAGTGGTAGCCGAGACAGTGGAAGAGACCCTTAATGGATTGTTGGAAGCCGAAGCAGAGCAACTGTGTGGGGCCAAGCGATATGAGCATAGCTCTGAGCGCAGAGATAGCCGAGCGGGACATTACAAGCGCAAGCTTGAGACACAAGCTGGAAGGGTGGAGCTCAAAGTTCCCAAGCTACGCAAATTAGGGTTTGAGAGTGAGATTATCCAAAGGTATCGGCGTAAGGAAACGAGTGTGGAGGAAGCGCTTGTAGAGATGTATCTAGCAGGAGTGAGCGTAAGAAGAGTGGAAGATATCACCGAAGCCTTATGGGGAACACGAGTGAGTCCATCAACGGTGAGTGAGCTCAACCAAAAGATCTACACAAAAATAGATCTGTGGCGTAATAGGAAGCTAGAGCGCAATTACCCTTATGTGTATTTGGATGGGATATGGCTCAAACGTAGTTGGGGAGGAGAGGTAAAGAACGTGAGTGTGTTGGTGGCCATAGGAGTCAATGAGGAGGGTTACCGTGAGGTGCTTGGAGTAAGCGAAGGACTCAAAGAGGACCTGGAGAGTTGGCGAGGCTTTTTAAGGCATCTAAAAGAGCGAGGCCTTCAAGGAGTCAAGTTGGTGGTAAGCGATAAATGTCTAGGGTTAGTAGAAGGTATAGGAGAGTTCTTTGAAGCAGCTAAATGGCAAAGATGTGTGGTGCATTTTTATCGTAATGTATGGACACAGGTGCCAACCAAGAAAGTCAAAGAAGTCAGTGCCATGCTCAAGGCTATCCATGCCCAAGAAGATCGGGAGGCGGCTTTAGAAAAGGGGCAAATGGTAGTAGAAAAGCTTAAAGCAATGAAATTAAGTGGAGCTGGAGAGATATTGGAGAATGGCTTAGAAGAAACTCTAAGTTATATGAGCTATCCCAGAGAGCACTGGAGAAGCCTGCGAACAAACAATCCCTTAGAGCGAGTGATGCGAGAGATACGAAGGCGAACCAGAGCTGTAGGAGCATTCCCAGATGGAAAGAGTGCTCTGATGTTAGTTTGTGCACGGCTCAGACACATGGCAGGAGGGCATTGGTCTACGCGTCGTTATTTGGACATGAAAAGGCTTCGTGACCTAGAGAAGGACCAAAGGCAGGCAGCATAG
- a CDS encoding IS3 family transposase, protein MVSPKQERRAVELVAKVESLCRVNQACKYLKLKTSSHYYKEQGIQEKQKRLEKRIKVLSDKYPRYGYRRIRGLLIREVYEVSKKTIQKIRGDYGLEVSLKKRKHIRRGQST, encoded by the coding sequence GTGGTAAGCCCGAAGCAGGAGCGGAGGGCGGTGGAGCTAGTAGCCAAGGTAGAGAGTCTCTGTCGTGTGAATCAGGCGTGTAAATACCTGAAACTTAAAACAAGTAGTCATTACTACAAAGAACAAGGAATCCAGGAAAAGCAAAAGCGCCTAGAAAAACGAATTAAAGTCTTAAGTGATAAGTATCCTCGATACGGGTATCGAAGAATCCGTGGACTGCTAATAAGAGAGGTCTATGAAGTGAGCAAGAAAACGATTCAGAAGATAAGAGGAGACTACGGCCTTGAAGTGAGTTTAAAGAAAAGGAAGCATATAAGGAGAGGCCAATCGACATGA
- a CDS encoding transposase codes for MKALNWSIEKIIGVLREAEGEVSVREVCRRHNISDKTFYRWRKKYGQMEIQSAQRLKELEKENGELKKIVAEQLLNIKVLEHVNGKKW; via the coding sequence ATGAAAGCATTGAATTGGAGTATAGAGAAAATCATAGGGGTATTACGAGAAGCTGAAGGAGAAGTAAGTGTCAGAGAAGTATGCCGGCGGCACAATATAAGTGATAAGACTTTTTATCGGTGGCGCAAGAAGTATGGACAGATGGAAATTCAGAGTGCACAAAGGCTTAAAGAATTAGAAAAAGAGAATGGGGAGCTCAAGAAGATCGTGGCAGAGCAATTGCTTAATATAAAAGTTCTGGAGCATGTGAATGGAAAAAAGTGGTAA
- a CDS encoding Ig-like domain-containing protein has protein sequence MRELIMRNMRILLSILVLLLIPTFVQALTAQERGNYPLFDTRTDLLLAQYDSLPDPDDIHAQAALGSMLLHPDLKNVDVYAVLGATGIQGYSDGFIDSRPLMEKIYGREGKNTWTYAWDGHLVRGVNWNRSVDRVKNKVRSVIENGGVVFVAEAGQSNITAAWIRKLIDEGVSPSLIKSNVVVVQHSRWNENQSSPSDLGYVQDQTSYIKIDDGNLDYDEKGKNGKKGKRSPAYNSSDLTYIQEALSPANENESAKDLWGLAEEVIVDSGWPGAPYSTIPGGADFSDTVEVWWIMEINTKADTIRKFWDRYVVEGTSSGIGDPDPPIITSYYEGSEDGVVVMDIEFDSPNNLWSEERSIASYTGNSYYVATADSFQQPGFGTLNYPFVVTKDGNYQFQWRSYITIGDNNTEHNDNWARLIEADGKTVDPANKRDLDPKDDWYKIYMNTIGKWTWQARNVDNNAQPVHWDLVTGKQYVLQVSARSRGHAIDRLLLWDRNSNKDYASRSTGNTSQKQNNQADKLPVSKIIEDNSANNPPSVAFEDSSTLRLDEGYTSIKIDASASDSDGSIKNVALYINNVLIRSDKKSPYTWFENKDPGLFGLQAGTYELKAIATDNEGATAEAVATLTVTQTVTNTPPTVSFNPSSELNKIEGYEGIYIEADAADPDGKIANVELYLEEVFIGSDNRPKYNWFGQKNPDLFGLQAGTYELKAIATDNEGATAEAVATLTVTQTVINTPPTVSFNPSSELNKIEGYEGILIEADAADPDGKIANVELYVNDVFFSYDNIAPYAWFGKKDPGLLALDAGSYVLKLVATDNEGAVAEATATLIVETTEEQPVIYEAEGPEAITSGPFRNDATGFSGTGYIKISGRGFIEWTVEASEDLKAETSFGYSLASGNRPFKVIVNSIEVNSDLSFPATGGRNTWSETASLTLDLLSGSNSIRIENTGLGGANIDYLRITALAATEPIITLEDDAYIENGKAKNDNSLRLENSDRTRVSYLKFNISGLSGPPTSAILELEVMDSGNGTIRAFLGDYNSWSEENLAGLESSPPMAVSEITSISGPVSIASIIALDLTSAISGDGDITIILAQDPISSSRDDIWFSSKEGSSLGTLAPKLTIVE, from the coding sequence ATGAGAGAATTAATTATGAGAAATATGCGAATACTACTAAGTATTTTGGTACTATTATTGATACCAACTTTTGTTCAGGCACTAACTGCGCAAGAAAGAGGAAACTATCCATTGTTTGACACTAGGACCGATTTACTGCTAGCACAGTATGATTCCCTACCGGACCCTGATGATATCCATGCGCAGGCCGCACTCGGCAGCATGCTGCTACACCCTGATTTAAAGAATGTTGATGTTTATGCGGTCCTCGGTGCAACAGGTATACAGGGCTATTCAGATGGTTTTATCGACTCTAGGCCACTTATGGAAAAAATTTATGGGCGTGAGGGGAAAAACACGTGGACCTATGCCTGGGATGGCCACTTGGTCAGAGGTGTTAATTGGAACCGATCAGTTGATCGCGTCAAAAACAAAGTCAGATCGGTTATTGAAAATGGAGGTGTCGTTTTTGTAGCAGAAGCCGGACAGTCAAATATTACTGCCGCATGGATTAGAAAGCTGATCGATGAAGGTGTATCACCTTCATTGATCAAAAGCAATGTGGTGGTCGTTCAGCACAGCAGATGGAATGAAAACCAGTCATCACCTAGTGATTTGGGCTACGTTCAAGACCAGACATCATACATCAAAATTGACGACGGGAATCTGGATTACGATGAAAAGGGTAAAAACGGCAAAAAAGGCAAAAGAAGCCCAGCCTACAATTCGAGTGACTTAACCTACATTCAAGAGGCTCTTAGTCCAGCCAATGAGAATGAGTCAGCCAAAGATTTGTGGGGCTTAGCGGAAGAAGTTATCGTAGACTCGGGGTGGCCTGGTGCCCCCTACTCCACTATACCTGGTGGAGCCGACTTCTCTGATACTGTCGAAGTATGGTGGATCATGGAGATCAATACCAAAGCCGATACTATCCGTAAATTCTGGGATCGGTATGTGGTAGAAGGAACTTCTTCTGGCATTGGAGACCCGGACCCGCCAATCATTACTTCCTACTATGAAGGGTCCGAAGATGGAGTGGTCGTGATGGACATCGAGTTTGATTCTCCTAACAATCTGTGGTCTGAGGAGAGGAGTATTGCCAGTTACACGGGGAATTCCTATTACGTTGCGACGGCAGATTCATTCCAACAACCTGGGTTTGGAACTCTTAACTATCCTTTTGTTGTGACTAAAGATGGAAACTATCAATTTCAATGGCGGAGTTATATCACAATTGGAGATAACAATACTGAGCATAATGACAATTGGGCCCGTTTGATTGAAGCTGATGGAAAAACCGTCGACCCGGCAAATAAGCGAGATTTAGACCCAAAAGATGATTGGTATAAGATTTACATGAACACGATAGGTAAATGGACTTGGCAGGCCCGCAATGTTGATAACAATGCTCAGCCAGTACATTGGGATCTGGTTACCGGAAAGCAGTATGTTCTCCAGGTAAGTGCCCGTTCAAGAGGACATGCTATTGACCGATTGCTCCTATGGGATAGAAACAGTAATAAAGACTATGCCAGCCGTAGCACTGGCAATACTTCGCAAAAACAAAACAATCAAGCTGACAAGTTGCCCGTTTCTAAAATCATTGAGGACAACTCAGCAAACAATCCCCCAAGTGTGGCCTTCGAGGATTCATCCACCTTGCGTTTGGATGAGGGATATACTTCAATCAAGATAGACGCTAGTGCCTCAGACTCTGATGGGAGTATAAAAAATGTTGCGCTCTACATAAATAACGTTCTCATCCGTTCAGATAAAAAATCACCGTACACTTGGTTCGAAAATAAAGACCCGGGCTTATTTGGCTTGCAAGCAGGCACTTATGAGTTAAAAGCTATCGCTACAGACAATGAAGGCGCTACAGCTGAAGCTGTTGCTACCCTCACGGTAACGCAAACTGTAACCAACACGCCTCCCACAGTTTCTTTCAACCCTTCATCTGAGTTAAACAAAATTGAAGGATATGAAGGTATTTACATAGAAGCTGATGCTGCTGACCCAGACGGAAAAATAGCCAATGTGGAACTTTATCTAGAAGAAGTTTTCATTGGTTCAGACAACAGACCAAAATACAATTGGTTCGGACAGAAAAATCCAGACTTATTTGGCTTACAAGCAGGCACTTATGAGTTAAAGGCTATCGCAACAGACAATGAAGGCGCTACAGCTGAAGCAGTTGCTACCCTCACGGTAACACAAACTGTAATTAACACGCCTCCCACAGTCTCTTTCAACCCTTCATCTGAGTTAAACAAAATTGAAGGATATGAAGGTATTTTAATAGAAGCTGATGCCGCTGACCCAGACGGAAAAATAGCCAATGTGGAACTTTATGTAAACGACGTTTTCTTTAGTTACGATAATATAGCGCCTTATGCATGGTTCGGAAAGAAAGATCCCGGCTTGCTCGCACTAGATGCAGGCAGTTACGTACTAAAGCTTGTCGCTACAGACAATGAGGGTGCTGTTGCTGAAGCTACAGCTACTCTTATAGTTGAGACGACGGAAGAACAACCTGTTATTTATGAGGCAGAAGGACCTGAAGCAATTACTTCTGGGCCTTTTAGAAATGATGCAACAGGTTTTAGTGGAACAGGCTATATTAAGATTAGCGGAAGAGGTTTTATCGAATGGACAGTGGAGGCCAGCGAGGATCTGAAAGCAGAAACAAGCTTCGGCTACTCGCTTGCTTCCGGAAACAGACCATTCAAAGTCATTGTCAACTCTATTGAGGTCAATTCTGACCTCAGTTTCCCAGCAACGGGAGGTAGAAATACCTGGAGTGAAACTGCAAGCCTAACGCTTGACCTCTTATCTGGAAGTAATAGTATTAGAATTGAAAATACCGGCCTAGGAGGCGCTAACATCGATTATCTAAGGATTACAGCTTTAGCAGCTACTGAACCGATTATAACTTTGGAAGATGATGCCTATATTGAAAATGGCAAAGCCAAAAATGATAATTCCCTACGGCTAGAAAATAGTGATCGCACACGAGTCTCTTATCTTAAATTTAATATCAGTGGTTTGAGTGGTCCACCAACATCTGCGATCCTTGAACTAGAGGTTATGGACAGCGGCAATGGAACCATTCGAGCTTTCCTAGGAGATTATAACTCCTGGAGTGAAGAAAACCTAGCAGGATTGGAATCCTCACCACCTATGGCAGTGAGCGAGATCACCTCTATCAGCGGTCCCGTTAGTATAGCCAGCATTATTGCCTTAGACTTAACTAGCGCTATCTCTGGAGATGGAGATATCACCATTATATTGGCCCAAGACCCTATTAGCTCTTCCAGGGATGATATATGGTTCAGTTCTAAAGAAGGCTCTTCTCTTGGCACATTAGCTCCAAAGTTGACCATTGTGGAATAA
- a CDS encoding Ig-like domain-containing protein: MRVTLNILAIFLVPGVLQALTAQNRGNYPIFNPSTDLLLAQYDSLPDPDDIHAQAALGCMLLHLDLETVSVYAVLGATGIQRLDQGFIDSTKLMKEIYGREGKNTWTYAWDGHLVRGANWNRSVNRIKNKVRSVIESGGVVFVAEAGQSNITADWVEVLIDEGVSPSLIKSNVVVVQHSRWNENQSSEDDLVYVKEQTSYIKIDDGNMDYDEGGKNGKKGEQTPAYKSSDLTYIQEVISPLNSNEAAKGLWNLAEEVIIDSGWPGAPYSPIPGGVDFSDTVEVWWIMEINTKADTIRKFWDRYVVEGTSSGVGDPGPPTITSYYEGSEDGVVVMDIEFDSPGSFWSEETTVPGYTGRSYYVAQVDSFREPGFGTLNYPFVVTKAGNYQLQWRSYITIGDNGTEHNDNWARLIEADGTIVDPVNSKKLDPKEDSNEDNWYKIYMNRTDQWTWQARNVDNDAQPVHWDLDAGKQYVLQVSARSRGHAIDRLLLWDRNGETQYADPTNGSPSRQQNNLADKLPASKIIVGIPTNIPPSVAFDSSSGLNLEEGYTSIELAANASDLDGQIDNVQLFLDDILIREDNAFEYRWNENTDPKLLGLAAGAYQLKLIATDNEGATAEATATLTVKAVENTPPSVSFNDLSELDKIEGYDGIYIEANAIDLDGEIANVELYLDDVFISSDSKPKYNWFGKKDPRLLGLTAGTYQLKLIATDNESTTAEAIATLTVKAVDNTPPTVSFNDSSELDKVEGYDGIYIEANAIDSDGEITNVELYLDNVFISSDSKPKYNWFGKKDPELLGLAAGTYEVKVVATDNEDAKAEVVTTLTVISAPKSPYQIWEEENDLPDNSGDLDTDKDGYSNKYEFLFGLDPNNPLNPRKQKIFVDAKGFLNMIYTRRSDQSISYIVEISTNLSASSWTPLTIGKDYEVTNGPVDNGDGTETLTLTYEIALGDIGDKSFLRIKATE; encoded by the coding sequence ATGCGTGTAACACTAAATATTTTGGCCATTTTTCTAGTGCCGGGAGTATTGCAAGCTTTGACTGCTCAAAACCGAGGTAATTATCCAATTTTTAATCCCAGCACGGATTTATTATTAGCCCAATATGATTCTCTACCGGATCCTGATGATATCCATGCTCAGGCCGCACTCGGCTGCATGTTACTACACCTCGACCTAGAGACTGTTAGTGTCTATGCAGTTCTTGGTGCAACAGGCATACAGAGGCTAGATCAAGGCTTTATCGATTCTACAAAACTGATGAAGGAAATCTACGGTCGAGAGGGTAAAAACACTTGGACTTATGCCTGGGATGGTCATTTGGTCAGAGGCGCTAACTGGAATCGATCCGTGAACCGCATCAAAAACAAAGTCAGATCCGTTATTGAAAGTGGAGGTGTCGTCTTTGTTGCAGAGGCTGGCCAGTCAAATATTACAGCCGATTGGGTTGAAGTATTGATCGATGAAGGTGTATCACCATCTTTGATCAAAAGCAATGTGGTGGTCGTTCAGCACAGCAGATGGAATGAAAATCAATCATCAGAGGATGATTTGGTCTATGTTAAAGAACAGACATCATACATCAAAATTGACGACGGGAATATGGATTACGATGAAGGGGGTAAAAATGGCAAAAAGGGCGAACAAACTCCAGCTTACAAGTCAAGTGATTTGACTTATATACAAGAGGTAATTAGTCCTCTGAATTCCAATGAAGCAGCAAAGGGACTGTGGAACTTGGCCGAAGAGGTGATTATAGACTCAGGATGGCCTGGAGCCCCCTACTCCCCTATACCAGGCGGAGTCGACTTCTCCGATACCGTAGAAGTATGGTGGATCATGGAGATCAATACCAAGGCAGATACGATCCGCAAATTTTGGGATCGTTATGTGGTAGAAGGAACTTCTTCTGGCGTTGGTGATCCAGGCCCTCCAACCATCACTAGCTATTATGAAGGGTCTGAAGATGGAGTGGTCGTGATGGATATTGAGTTTGACTCTCCGGGAAGCTTTTGGTCAGAGGAAACAACTGTTCCCGGCTACACAGGGAGATCTTATTACGTCGCTCAGGTGGACTCATTCAGGGAACCCGGATTCGGAACCCTTAATTATCCTTTTGTAGTGACTAAAGCTGGAAACTATCAACTTCAATGGCGCAGTTACATTACAATCGGAGATAACGGGACGGAGCATAATGACAATTGGGCCCGTTTGATTGAGGCTGATGGAACGATCGTTGATCCAGTAAACAGTAAGAAACTAGACCCAAAGGAAGACTCAAATGAGGATAACTGGTATAAGATTTACATGAACAGGACAGATCAATGGACTTGGCAAGCGCGCAATGTCGATAACGATGCTCAACCAGTACATTGGGATCTGGATGCTGGAAAGCAGTATGTTCTCCAAGTAAGTGCCCGTTCAAGAGGTCATGCTATTGACCGATTGCTCCTCTGGGACAGAAACGGTGAGACACAGTATGCAGATCCAACCAATGGTTCTCCTTCACGCCAACAAAACAATCTAGCCGATAAGCTACCGGCTTCTAAAATCATTGTTGGCATTCCTACCAATATCCCGCCCAGCGTTGCTTTCGATAGTTCGTCGGGTTTAAATCTTGAGGAAGGATATACATCTATAGAATTAGCGGCTAATGCCTCTGACTTGGATGGGCAAATTGACAATGTTCAACTTTTTCTTGATGATATTTTGATAAGAGAGGACAACGCATTTGAATACAGATGGAATGAAAACACAGACCCTAAGTTACTTGGCCTAGCAGCGGGAGCTTATCAACTGAAACTTATCGCAACGGATAATGAAGGTGCTACGGCTGAAGCTACCGCCACCCTTACTGTGAAGGCTGTAGAGAATACGCCACCCTCCGTCTCATTCAACGATTTATCTGAATTGGATAAAATTGAAGGATACGATGGCATCTACATTGAGGCTAATGCTATAGATTTAGATGGTGAAATAGCTAATGTAGAACTGTATTTAGATGATGTTTTCATCAGTTCAGACAGTAAACCAAAATATAATTGGTTTGGTAAGAAAGACCCTCGATTACTTGGCCTAACAGCGGGAACTTATCAGCTGAAACTTATCGCAACAGATAATGAAAGTACTACGGCTGAAGCTATTGCCACCCTTACTGTGAAGGCTGTAGACAATACGCCACCCACCGTCTCATTCAACGATTCATCTGAATTGGATAAGGTTGAAGGATACGATGGCATCTACATTGAGGCTAATGCCATAGATTCAGATGGTGAAATAACTAATGTAGAATTGTATTTAGATAATGTTTTCATCAGTTCAGACAGTAAACCAAAATATAATTGGTTTGGTAAGAAAGATCCTGAATTACTTGGCCTAGCAGCAGGAACTTATGAGGTAAAAGTAGTTGCTACAGACAATGAAGATGCTAAGGCTGAAGTAGTAACCACCCTTACCGTGATTAGTGCACCAAAAAGTCCTTACCAGATCTGGGAAGAAGAGAATGATTTACCAGACAATTCGGGTGATTTGGACACTGACAAAGATGGTTATAGCAATAAATATGAATTTCTATTCGGTTTAGACCCCAATAACCCTCTGAATCCGAGGAAGCAGAAAATTTTTGTGGATGCTAAAGGTTTTCTAAACATGATCTATACCCGTCGTAGTGATCAATCAATTTCTTATATAGTTGAAATATCAACTAATCTCTCTGCTAGCTCTTGGACCCCATTAACGATAGGAAAAGACTATGAAGTTACTAATGGCCCGGTCGATAACGGAGATGGAACTGAAACCCTTACTCTTACCTACGAGATTGCGCTAGGAGATATTGGAGATAAGTCATTCCTCCGCATTAAAGCCACTGAGTAG
- a CDS encoding Ig-like domain-containing protein: MSRADKLLVSEIIDSNPAKIPPSVAFSDSSDLTLEEGYTSIFIEADATDSDGSVENARLYLDNVLIRQDNQSKFRWNETRDPQLLGLAVGTYELKVISTDNEGTRAKAVATLTAESAPRTACQIWEVQNGLPADSGDSDTDKDGYTNKYESLLGLDPNTPLNQGRPRSYVDGQGYLSKIYIRRKDQSITYTLEISTNLSSES, encoded by the coding sequence ATCAGTCGAGCCGATAAACTGCTTGTTTCTGAAATTATAGATAGCAATCCTGCCAAAATCCCTCCGAGCGTAGCCTTTAGTGATTCATCTGACTTGACCCTTGAAGAAGGATACACATCAATCTTCATAGAAGCTGATGCCACTGACTCTGACGGAAGTGTAGAAAATGCTCGACTCTATTTAGATAATGTTTTAATCAGACAGGACAACCAATCCAAGTTCAGATGGAACGAAACCAGAGATCCTCAGTTACTCGGCCTAGCTGTCGGGACTTATGAATTAAAAGTGATTTCTACAGACAACGAAGGCACAAGAGCTAAGGCCGTCGCAACCCTAACAGCAGAAAGTGCTCCCAGAACCGCTTGCCAAATCTGGGAGGTTCAGAATGGTTTACCAGCTGACTCTGGTGATTCAGACACAGATAAAGATGGCTATACTAATAAATATGAATCCCTTTTGGGCTTGGACCCTAATACCCCCCTCAATCAGGGAAGACCCCGCAGTTATGTGGATGGGCAAGGTTATTTGAGTAAAATCTATATCCGACGCAAAGATCAATCAATTACTTACACCCTGGAAATCTCAACAAATCTTAGCTCAGAATCTTGA